From a single Mycolicibacterium mengxianglii genomic region:
- a CDS encoding aldehyde dehydrogenase yields MGLLAGGTSDLLIDGKLVGGGAGTFPTLNPATEEVLGVAADADTADMSRAIEAARRAFDDTDWSTNTELRVRCVRQLRDALREHVEEMRDITMAEVGAPRMLTSGAQLEGPIDDLAFSADTAESYAWRRELDDAAPQGIPTRRTVAREAVGVVGAITPWNFPHQINFAKIGPALAAGNTVVLKPAPDTPWCAAAVGQIIAEHTDIPPGVINIVTSSDHAVGALLSKDPRVDMVSFTGSTATGRAVMIDGAATIKKVFLELGGKSAFIVLDDADLGMACSISAFTAAMHAGQGCAITTRLVVPRAKYDEAVAAAAATMGGIKPGDPTNKRTVCGPVISARQRDRIQGYLNLAIEEGGQFACGGGSPADRDKGFFIEPTVISGLTNDARVAREEIFGPVLVVIAHDGDDDAVRIANDSPYGLSATVYSGDDARAQAVATRLRTGTVNVNGGVWYSADAPFGGYKQSGVGREMGVAGFEEYLETKLIATAAN; encoded by the coding sequence ATGGGATTACTGGCTGGTGGGACCAGCGATCTGTTGATCGACGGCAAGCTGGTGGGCGGTGGCGCGGGGACGTTCCCGACGCTGAACCCGGCTACCGAAGAGGTGCTCGGCGTAGCGGCTGACGCCGATACGGCGGACATGAGCCGGGCGATCGAGGCCGCGCGGCGCGCGTTCGATGACACCGACTGGTCCACCAACACCGAGTTGCGGGTGCGTTGCGTGCGGCAGTTGCGCGACGCGTTACGCGAACATGTGGAAGAAATGCGCGACATCACGATGGCCGAGGTCGGCGCGCCCCGGATGCTCACCTCGGGTGCGCAGCTCGAGGGCCCGATCGACGACCTGGCGTTCTCCGCGGACACCGCCGAGTCCTACGCGTGGCGTCGGGAACTGGATGATGCGGCGCCGCAGGGCATTCCGACCCGGCGCACCGTCGCCCGCGAGGCTGTCGGGGTCGTTGGCGCGATCACCCCGTGGAATTTCCCGCATCAGATCAACTTCGCCAAGATCGGGCCGGCGCTGGCGGCGGGTAACACCGTGGTACTCAAACCGGCACCGGACACTCCGTGGTGTGCAGCGGCCGTCGGTCAGATCATCGCCGAGCACACCGACATTCCGCCCGGTGTGATCAACATCGTGACCTCCAGCGATCACGCGGTCGGCGCGTTGTTGTCGAAAGATCCTCGGGTGGACATGGTTTCGTTCACCGGCTCGACGGCGACGGGACGTGCGGTGATGATCGACGGCGCCGCCACCATCAAGAAGGTGTTCCTCGAACTCGGCGGCAAGTCGGCGTTCATCGTCCTCGACGACGCCGACCTGGGCATGGCCTGCTCCATTTCGGCGTTCACCGCCGCGATGCACGCCGGGCAGGGTTGTGCGATCACCACGCGCCTGGTGGTGCCGCGCGCCAAGTATGACGAAGCGGTCGCCGCCGCGGCCGCCACCATGGGTGGGATCAAGCCCGGCGACCCGACCAACAAGCGAACCGTGTGCGGGCCGGTGATCTCGGCGCGCCAGCGCGACCGTATCCAGGGTTATCTGAACCTTGCCATCGAGGAGGGTGGCCAGTTCGCCTGTGGGGGTGGAAGTCCCGCCGATCGTGACAAGGGGTTCTTCATCGAGCCGACAGTGATCTCCGGACTCACCAACGATGCGCGCGTGGCGCGCGAGGAGATCTTCGGGCCGGTCCTGGTGGTGATCGCCCACGACGGTGACGACGACGCGGTGCGGATCGCCAACGACTCGCCCTACGGCTTGTCGGCCACGGTGTACAGCGGCGATGACGCCCGCGCCCAGGCGGTCGCGACCCGGCTGCGGACCGGCACCGTCAACGTCAACGGTGGGGTCTGGTATTCGGCGGACGCACCGTTCGGCGGTTACAAGCAGTCCGGCGTCGGCCGTGAGATGGGCGTGGCCGGCTTCGAGGAATACCTCGAGACGAAACTCATTGCCACCGCGGCGAATTAA
- a CDS encoding alpha/beta hydrolase: MTFTEIRFDSDGTSCAGWHFKTSGDALTGPGGRPVLVMAHGFGGTKDSGLQPFAEQFAAAGIEVLAFDYRGFGASDGEPRQQISITRQVHDYEAAVAVAQRLHGVDANRVVLWGSSLSGGHVIRVGAGREDVIAVIAMTPLTNSLATGRAVMAQYNVLTALRSTLNGVVSRVEVARGRRPVMMPLVSRPGGAGALALDGAYDSYVSLAGPTWRNEVDAAVGLELAMIKTKAHAKALRGKLLVQIADFDRYVPADAVAKTAEHGRGQVHRYPCDHFDVWPGHDWFDKACGDQVRFLERVLVSAVRAPDPAVTL; encoded by the coding sequence ATGACCTTCACTGAAATTCGCTTCGACTCTGACGGAACATCCTGTGCTGGATGGCATTTCAAGACTTCCGGTGACGCGTTGACCGGACCCGGGGGCCGGCCGGTGCTGGTCATGGCACATGGTTTCGGGGGCACGAAGGACTCGGGACTCCAGCCGTTCGCCGAGCAGTTCGCCGCAGCGGGCATCGAGGTGCTGGCATTCGACTACCGGGGGTTCGGCGCTTCCGATGGTGAGCCGCGTCAGCAGATTTCGATCACCCGGCAAGTGCACGACTATGAGGCGGCGGTGGCCGTCGCACAGCGCTTGCACGGTGTCGACGCCAACCGCGTCGTGCTGTGGGGATCGTCGTTGTCCGGTGGGCACGTGATCCGAGTCGGCGCCGGGCGTGAGGATGTCATCGCGGTCATCGCGATGACTCCGTTGACGAACTCGCTGGCGACCGGGCGGGCGGTGATGGCGCAGTACAACGTGCTGACGGCGTTGCGTTCCACGCTCAACGGGGTCGTCAGCCGGGTCGAAGTCGCACGTGGCAGACGGCCGGTCATGATGCCGCTGGTGTCCCGGCCCGGTGGCGCCGGGGCGCTGGCACTCGACGGTGCCTACGACAGTTATGTGTCGCTGGCCGGGCCGACCTGGCGCAACGAGGTGGACGCTGCGGTGGGGCTGGAACTGGCGATGATCAAGACCAAAGCGCACGCCAAGGCGCTGCGGGGCAAGCTGCTGGTCCAGATCGCCGACTTCGACCGCTACGTTCCGGCCGATGCGGTGGCCAAGACCGCCGAACACGGCCGCGGCCAGGTGCACCGGTATCCGTGTGATCACTTCGACGTCTGGCCGGGCCACGACTGGTTCGACAAGGCTTGTGGGGACCAGGTGAGGTTCCTGGAACGGGTGCTGGTCTCAGCGGTGCGCGCACCCGATCCGGCGGTCACTCTCTAG
- a CDS encoding SDR family oxidoreductase gives MALYGEQFTDKVAIVTGAGGGIGQAYAEALAREGAAVVVADINVEGAQKVADGIKGEGGNALAVRVDVSDPDSAKEMAAQTLSEFGGIDYLVNNAAIFGGMKLDFLITVDWDYYKKFMSVNLDGALVCTRAVYRKMAKRGGGAIVNQSSTAAWLYSNFYGLAKVGINGLTQQLATELGGQNIRVNAIAPGPIDTEANRTTTPQEMVADIVKNIPLSRMGEPEDLVGMLLFLLSDQAKWITGQIFNVDGGQIIRS, from the coding sequence ATGGCACTCTACGGGGAGCAGTTCACGGACAAGGTGGCCATCGTCACCGGTGCAGGCGGCGGGATCGGCCAAGCGTATGCCGAAGCGTTGGCACGCGAAGGCGCGGCGGTGGTGGTGGCCGACATCAATGTCGAGGGCGCCCAGAAGGTGGCCGACGGAATCAAGGGTGAGGGTGGCAACGCGCTCGCGGTGCGCGTGGACGTGTCGGATCCGGATTCGGCCAAAGAGATGGCAGCGCAGACACTCTCGGAGTTCGGCGGTATCGACTACCTGGTGAACAACGCGGCCATCTTCGGTGGGATGAAGCTCGACTTCCTGATCACCGTCGATTGGGATTACTACAAGAAGTTCATGAGCGTGAACCTCGATGGCGCGCTGGTGTGCACCCGGGCGGTGTACCGGAAGATGGCCAAACGCGGCGGCGGCGCGATCGTGAACCAGTCGTCTACGGCGGCCTGGCTGTATTCGAACTTCTACGGGCTGGCCAAGGTCGGGATCAACGGCTTGACCCAGCAGCTCGCCACCGAACTGGGTGGGCAGAACATCCGGGTCAATGCCATCGCGCCCGGGCCCATCGACACCGAGGCCAACCGGACGACCACACCGCAGGAGATGGTCGCCGACATCGTGAAGAACATTCCGCTGTCGCGGATGGGGGAGCCGGAGGACCTGGTCGGCATGCTGCTGTTCCTGCTGTCGGACCAGGCCAAGTGGATCACCGGGCAGATCTTCAACGTCGACGGCGGACAGATCATCCGGTCATGA
- a CDS encoding TetR/AcrR family transcriptional regulator, whose product MADARPIWSRDLLIDTTIEVLRSRGVSAVTVDAVTTAAQVSRATLYRQFPGCGELVAAAFTQLIPATPASPPPGPWRERLVAVVSEQARSVAESPDLVAALCWLALERGATPRLDQVLLPDEADGPERRDLCDRLRQWCLTPLDEVLGRPGARAELGEIDRELVFALLVAPTLCGASGQSRVWAAAAVAAFAGAHQVMPTLTGRHVL is encoded by the coding sequence GTGGCTGATGCACGACCGATCTGGTCGCGTGATCTGCTGATCGACACCACCATCGAAGTGCTGCGCAGCAGGGGAGTCTCGGCGGTCACTGTCGACGCGGTGACCACCGCCGCCCAGGTATCCCGGGCCACTCTCTATCGCCAATTCCCCGGCTGCGGTGAGCTGGTGGCGGCGGCGTTCACGCAGCTGATTCCCGCCACCCCGGCGTCGCCGCCGCCGGGCCCGTGGCGCGAGCGGCTCGTTGCAGTCGTGTCCGAGCAGGCCCGGTCGGTTGCCGAGTCGCCGGATCTGGTGGCGGCGCTGTGCTGGCTGGCGCTGGAGCGCGGAGCGACCCCACGACTCGATCAGGTCCTGTTACCCGATGAGGCCGACGGACCGGAACGCCGAGACCTGTGCGACCGGCTGCGGCAGTGGTGCCTCACCCCGCTCGATGAGGTCCTTGGCCGCCCCGGCGCCCGGGCTGAGCTGGGCGAGATCGACCGCGAGCTGGTTTTTGCGCTCCTGGTCGCACCTACGCTGTGCGGGGCGTCCGGGCAGTCTCGGGTCTGGGCCGCCGCCGCGGTCGCCGCCTTCGCCGGCGCCCACCAGGTGATGCCCACGCTCACCGGACGGCACGTGCTGTAA
- the purD gene encoding phosphoribosylamine--glycine ligase, giving the protein MRVLVIGSGAREHALLLALGRDPQVDALAVAPGNAGTAALAEQYDVDITSGGEVVGLARRFGADLVVIGPEVPLVLGVADALRAAGIACFGPSKDASRIEGSKAFAKDVMSAAGVRTARSEIVDNPAHLDAALDRFGPPAGQQAWVVKDDGLAAGKGVVVTSDREVARSHAASLLDGGHPVLLESFLDGPEVSLFCVVDGETVVPLLPAQDFKRVGDGDSGPNTGGMGAYVPLPWLPADVTRQIVIEIVEPVAAELVRRGSTFSGLLYAGLAISSDGPAVVEFNCRFGDPETQAVLPLLESPLGQLLFAAATGTLAEFEELRWSDDCAVAVVIAAENYPGRPRTGDVITGAEAPGVLHAGTARREDGAVVSAGGRVLSVVGTGPDLTAARSAAYAIADSIRLPGSHFRTDIGLAAAEGRITL; this is encoded by the coding sequence GTGCGCGTCCTCGTGATCGGCTCCGGTGCTCGTGAACATGCCCTGCTGCTGGCCCTCGGCCGGGATCCGCAGGTGGATGCGCTGGCGGTAGCGCCGGGCAATGCCGGCACCGCGGCCCTGGCCGAACAGTACGACGTGGACATCACCTCCGGCGGCGAAGTGGTGGGGCTGGCCCGCCGGTTCGGCGCTGACCTGGTGGTCATCGGACCGGAGGTGCCCCTGGTGTTGGGCGTGGCCGACGCGCTTCGTGCCGCCGGCATCGCCTGCTTCGGTCCGTCGAAGGATGCTTCCCGGATCGAAGGTTCGAAAGCGTTCGCCAAGGACGTGATGTCGGCCGCCGGGGTCCGGACCGCGCGCAGCGAGATCGTCGACAACCCCGCGCACCTGGACGCCGCGCTCGACCGGTTCGGCCCGCCTGCCGGCCAGCAGGCCTGGGTGGTCAAGGATGACGGCCTGGCCGCCGGCAAGGGCGTGGTGGTGACCTCCGACCGGGAGGTTGCCCGCTCCCACGCCGCGAGCCTGCTCGATGGCGGCCATCCGGTGCTGCTCGAATCCTTCCTGGACGGGCCGGAAGTGTCGTTGTTCTGCGTCGTCGACGGCGAGACCGTGGTGCCGCTGCTGCCCGCGCAAGACTTCAAACGGGTCGGCGACGGTGACTCCGGACCCAACACCGGGGGCATGGGTGCCTACGTCCCGCTGCCGTGGTTGCCCGCCGACGTGACCCGGCAGATCGTCATCGAGATCGTTGAACCCGTTGCGGCCGAACTGGTTCGGCGCGGCAGCACGTTCTCCGGGTTACTGTACGCGGGTCTGGCGATCAGCTCCGACGGCCCGGCGGTGGTGGAGTTCAACTGCCGCTTCGGTGACCCCGAGACGCAGGCGGTGCTGCCTCTGCTGGAGTCGCCGTTGGGGCAGCTGCTGTTTGCGGCCGCCACCGGAACGCTCGCTGAGTTCGAAGAGCTGCGGTGGAGCGACGACTGCGCCGTCGCGGTGGTGATCGCGGCGGAGAACTATCCGGGCCGCCCGAGGACCGGTGACGTGATCACCGGTGCCGAAGCCCCCGGTGTCCTGCACGCCGGGACAGCGCGGCGCGAGGACGGGGCGGTCGTCTCTGCCGGAGGGCGGGTGCTTTCGGTGGTGGGGACCGGCCCTGACCTGACCGCGGCACGATCGGCCGCCTACGCGATCGCCGATTCTATTCGGTTGCCGGGCAGCCATTTCCGCACCGATATCGGTCTGGCTGCGGCCGAAGGCCGTATCACCCTCTGA
- a CDS encoding TetR/AcrR family transcriptional regulator, whose product MSSDAVAAVTSELGTVSRNRRQEETFRKVLAAGVEMLRESSYADLTVRAVAKRAQVAPATAYTYFSSKNHLIAEVYLDLIKQVPFFTDVNDSVVTRVDNVLRALALVVADEPEVAAACTTALMSGNDAEVKPVRDRIGGEIHRRVTSAIGPDGDPRAVSALEMAFFGALVQAGSGAFTYHQIANRLTYMVSLVLGDR is encoded by the coding sequence GTGTCCAGCGATGCCGTGGCGGCGGTCACATCCGAGCTCGGGACGGTTTCCAGGAACCGTCGCCAAGAGGAGACGTTCCGCAAGGTTCTGGCTGCCGGTGTGGAGATGCTGCGTGAGTCGTCCTACGCGGACCTGACGGTGCGGGCGGTCGCCAAACGCGCGCAGGTCGCCCCGGCCACGGCGTACACGTACTTCTCCTCGAAGAACCATCTGATCGCCGAGGTGTACCTGGACCTGATCAAGCAGGTGCCGTTCTTCACCGATGTCAACGACTCCGTGGTGACACGGGTCGACAATGTCCTGCGCGCCCTGGCACTCGTCGTGGCCGACGAGCCCGAGGTCGCCGCCGCTTGCACCACCGCGTTGATGTCCGGCAACGATGCCGAAGTCAAGCCCGTTCGCGACCGCATCGGCGGGGAGATCCACCGCCGGGTCACGTCCGCGATCGGGCCCGACGGCGATCCACGCGCGGTGTCCGCGTTGGAGATGGCGTTTTTCGGGGCGCTCGTCCAAGCCGGCAGCGGCGCGTTCACCTACCACCAGATCGCCAATCGACTGACCTACATGGTCAGCCTCGTCCTGGGAGACCGATGA
- a CDS encoding acyl-CoA dehydrogenase family protein — protein MTTETAALSEVGDDDFAEILAQTRHFIRTAVVPREAEILAEDRVPDDLREQAKNMGLFGYAIPQQWGGLGLNLMQDVELAMEFGYTSLALRSMFGTNNGIAGQVLVGFGTEEQKSRWLEGIAGGEVVASFALTESGAGSNPSGLRTRAARDGDQGWVITGEKRFITNAPVADLFVVFARTRPADADGAGIAVFLVPAGTPGVEIGVKDAKMGQEGAWTSDVRFTDVRVPEAALVGGSEDHGYRAAMTSLARGRVHIAALAVGAAQRVLDESVNYAATATQGGTPIGTFQLVQAMIADQQTGVMAGQALVREAARKWVTEEDRRIAPSAAKLFCTEMAGQVADLGVQIHGGTGYMRGVPVERIYREVRLLRLYEGTSEIQRLIIGGGLVKAAQKRMG, from the coding sequence ATGACCACCGAGACCGCCGCCCTGTCCGAGGTCGGTGACGACGACTTCGCCGAGATCCTCGCCCAGACCCGACACTTCATCCGCACGGCGGTCGTACCGCGGGAAGCGGAGATCCTCGCCGAGGATCGGGTGCCCGACGATCTGCGCGAACAGGCCAAGAACATGGGCCTGTTCGGCTACGCGATCCCGCAGCAATGGGGTGGGCTGGGACTCAACCTCATGCAGGATGTCGAACTGGCAATGGAATTCGGTTACACCTCGTTGGCACTGCGGTCGATGTTCGGCACCAACAACGGCATTGCGGGTCAGGTGCTCGTCGGATTCGGTACCGAGGAGCAGAAGAGCCGTTGGCTCGAGGGCATCGCCGGCGGTGAGGTGGTGGCGTCCTTTGCGCTGACCGAGTCGGGCGCGGGATCCAACCCGTCCGGCTTGCGTACCAGGGCAGCCCGCGACGGCGACCAAGGTTGGGTGATCACCGGGGAGAAGCGGTTCATCACCAACGCGCCGGTGGCCGACCTGTTCGTGGTGTTCGCCCGCACCCGGCCCGCTGATGCCGACGGTGCCGGCATCGCGGTGTTCCTCGTGCCTGCCGGCACACCCGGGGTCGAAATAGGGGTCAAAGACGCCAAAATGGGCCAAGAGGGCGCGTGGACGTCCGACGTCCGCTTCACCGACGTGCGGGTGCCCGAGGCAGCGCTGGTCGGCGGCAGCGAGGACCACGGCTACCGCGCGGCGATGACGTCGCTGGCCCGCGGACGGGTGCACATCGCGGCACTGGCAGTCGGGGCAGCGCAACGGGTGCTCGACGAGTCGGTGAATTACGCGGCGACGGCAACCCAGGGCGGCACGCCGATCGGGACCTTTCAGTTGGTGCAGGCCATGATCGCCGACCAGCAGACCGGTGTGATGGCCGGGCAGGCGCTGGTGCGCGAGGCGGCACGCAAGTGGGTGACCGAGGAAGACCGCCGGATCGCGCCGTCCGCGGCGAAGCTGTTCTGCACCGAGATGGCCGGGCAGGTGGCCGATCTCGGTGTCCAGATCCACGGCGGCACCGGCTATATGCGGGGTGTGCCCGTCGAGCGGATCTACCGCGAGGTGCGGCTGCTGCGACTTTACGAGGGCACCAGCGAGATTCAACGATTGATCATCGGCGGCGGCCTGGTCAAGGCCGCCCAGAAGAGGATGGGATGA
- a CDS encoding carboxymuconolactone decarboxylase family protein yields the protein MDELRQKGLAKMNEVYAWDMPDIEGDPYFDLTVEHLFGSIWTRPGLSMRDKRLMTLSVVTALGLQDLSEVQVNAAMENGELTEDELKEMAVFLTHYVGFPLGSGLNGVVGRVAAKRRKAAEKGQVGDRKSNVNDAVRMHTGKDLGKE from the coding sequence ATGGACGAATTGCGGCAAAAGGGCCTGGCCAAGATGAACGAGGTCTACGCCTGGGACATGCCCGACATCGAGGGGGACCCATATTTCGACCTCACCGTCGAACACCTCTTCGGCAGCATCTGGACCAGGCCCGGGTTGTCGATGCGGGACAAGCGGTTGATGACGCTGTCGGTGGTCACCGCGCTCGGTCTGCAGGACCTGAGCGAGGTCCAGGTCAACGCGGCCATGGAGAACGGTGAACTCACCGAAGACGAGCTCAAGGAGATGGCCGTCTTCCTGACCCACTACGTGGGCTTCCCGCTGGGCTCCGGCCTCAATGGCGTAGTCGGCAGGGTCGCCGCCAAGCGCAGGAAAGCCGCGGAGAAGGGGCAGGTCGGCGACCGGAAATCCAACGTCAATGACGCCGTCCGGATGCACACCGGCAAGGACCTCGGCAAGGAATAA
- a CDS encoding phosphotransferase family protein, whose amino-acid sequence MTKPISIPRFADDVTAAWLTDVLRAQVTAVDVVAVGTGQTGATYRVSPTYAADPAALPETFVVKLPAADDTVRDRVVLGYRSECAFYEKVAHRVRVPVPICFHCEISDDAMNYALLLTDEAPAVQGDQILGCDEAQARLAVRAIAGLHGPTWNQDEWLSFPGLAMSMLDDASKKGMGEVAVMSADITVDKLGATLEPADRDTLLEAMELVTPWLADLGRFSLIHGDYRLDNLLFHPDGSQVWVVDWQTLGVGLPARDLAYFAATSLEPRLRARLDRTLVAEYHQALLDQGVAGYDLETCWHDYRYGMIQAPLISALGFAFAVGTDRGDDMVATMLRRGCRAVRELGTAELVRARG is encoded by the coding sequence ATGACCAAGCCGATATCGATTCCCCGGTTCGCCGACGATGTCACCGCCGCATGGCTGACCGATGTGCTGCGGGCACAGGTCACCGCGGTGGACGTGGTGGCTGTCGGCACCGGCCAGACCGGTGCCACCTATCGGGTGTCACCAACCTATGCCGCCGATCCCGCCGCACTGCCCGAGACGTTCGTGGTCAAGCTGCCCGCCGCCGATGACACGGTGCGCGACCGGGTGGTCCTGGGCTACCGCAGCGAATGCGCCTTCTATGAAAAGGTGGCACACCGGGTGCGGGTCCCCGTCCCGATCTGCTTTCACTGCGAGATCTCCGACGACGCAATGAACTACGCATTGTTACTCACCGACGAGGCACCCGCTGTTCAAGGTGATCAGATCCTCGGCTGTGACGAGGCGCAGGCCCGGCTCGCGGTGCGGGCGATCGCCGGGCTGCACGGGCCGACGTGGAATCAGGACGAATGGCTCAGTTTCCCCGGCCTGGCGATGTCGATGCTCGACGACGCGTCGAAAAAGGGGATGGGCGAGGTCGCCGTGATGAGTGCCGACATCACGGTCGACAAGCTCGGCGCCACACTCGAACCTGCCGACCGCGATACCCTGCTGGAGGCGATGGAGCTGGTCACGCCGTGGCTGGCCGACCTGGGCCGGTTCAGCTTGATCCACGGCGACTACCGGCTTGACAACCTGTTGTTCCACCCCGACGGCAGTCAGGTGTGGGTGGTCGACTGGCAGACCCTCGGTGTCGGGTTGCCGGCCCGCGATCTCGCGTACTTTGCCGCAACGAGTCTGGAGCCTCGGCTGCGGGCCCGGCTCGACCGCACCCTGGTGGCCGAGTACCACCAGGCGCTGCTGGATCAGGGTGTCGCCGGGTATGACCTCGAAACATGTTGGCACGACTACCGTTACGGGATGATTCAGGCGCCACTGATCTCGGCGCTGGGTTTTGCCTTCGCCGTAGGCACCGACCGCGGTGACGATATGGTCGCCACGATGCTGCGTCGCGGATGCCGCGCGGTGCGCGAACTCGGCACCGCCGAGCTGGTGCGGGCGCGGGGCTGA
- a CDS encoding NAD(P)-dependent oxidoreductase, with amino-acid sequence MSEQPKLGFIGLGNMGAPIAKRLVDWPGGLLVYDVRAEAMTPLAEAGAQLADSLGDIAAADIISVVVLNDEQVRQVVAELAETAKAGTVIAIHSTISDTTAVELARQYETAGIHVIDAPVSGGAGAADKGEMATMVGADRAVYEQIKPAFKQWASLVIHAGEPGAGTRMKLARNMLTFTSYAAACEAMKLAQQSGLDLGQLGRVVRHTDALTGGPGAIMVREDMAPLTADHWLYDAFTHTRGLGEKDLSLALALGESVGADLPLAQLALQTLADGLGVPHPTSTSTATE; translated from the coding sequence ATGAGCGAGCAACCGAAGCTGGGTTTCATCGGCCTGGGCAACATGGGCGCACCCATCGCCAAGCGGCTCGTCGACTGGCCGGGGGGACTGCTGGTCTACGACGTGCGGGCCGAGGCGATGACACCGTTGGCCGAAGCGGGCGCACAGCTGGCCGACAGTCTCGGCGACATCGCGGCCGCGGACATCATCAGCGTGGTGGTACTCAACGACGAGCAGGTCCGCCAGGTGGTCGCCGAACTCGCCGAGACCGCCAAGGCGGGCACCGTGATCGCGATCCACTCCACCATCAGTGACACCACCGCCGTCGAACTTGCCCGGCAGTACGAGACCGCAGGCATCCATGTGATCGACGCTCCGGTCTCCGGTGGTGCCGGGGCGGCCGACAAAGGCGAGATGGCGACCATGGTCGGCGCTGATCGTGCCGTCTACGAACAGATCAAACCGGCGTTCAAGCAGTGGGCATCACTGGTGATCCACGCCGGCGAGCCCGGCGCGGGAACGCGGATGAAGTTGGCACGCAACATGCTGACGTTCACGTCGTATGCCGCGGCGTGTGAAGCGATGAAACTGGCGCAACAGTCCGGGCTGGATCTGGGTCAGCTCGGCCGGGTGGTGCGCCACACCGATGCGCTGACCGGGGGACCGGGCGCCATCATGGTCCGCGAGGACATGGCTCCCCTGACCGCGGATCACTGGCTCTACGACGCCTTCACTCACACCCGCGGTCTCGGCGAGAAGGATCTCAGTCTCGCGCTCGCACTCGGTGAGTCGGTGGGCGCCGACCTGCCACTGGCCCAGCTCGCGTTGCAGACCCTGGCCGACGGCCTCGGCGTTCCCCACCCGACATCGACTTCGACAGCAACGGAGTGA
- a CDS encoding mycofactocin-coupled SDR family oxidoreductase, whose product MSERLSGRVAFITGAARGQGRAHAVRLAREGADIIAVDLAGPLPASVPYDSATPEDLAETVRLVEATGRRIQASAVDTRDLAGLTAAVEQGVAEFGRLDVIVANAGITVPEPWNETTPESFKDVMDINVTGTWNTVMAGAQKIIDGGRGGSIILISSAAGLKMQPFMVHYTASKHAVTGMARAFAAELGKHSVRVNSLHPGAVNTPMGTGDMMAALNRANETNPGLMNMVTPFLPEYIAEPEDISDAVCWLASDESRMVTAARIAVDLGSTVF is encoded by the coding sequence ATGAGTGAACGACTTTCCGGCCGAGTGGCTTTCATCACCGGTGCCGCACGGGGGCAGGGCCGGGCGCACGCGGTGCGCTTGGCCCGCGAAGGCGCCGACATCATCGCCGTGGATCTGGCCGGACCCCTGCCGGCGAGCGTGCCGTACGACTCCGCGACGCCGGAGGATCTGGCCGAAACCGTTCGCCTGGTGGAAGCCACGGGTCGTCGGATCCAGGCGTCAGCCGTGGACACCCGGGACCTGGCCGGCCTGACAGCCGCCGTCGAGCAGGGCGTCGCCGAGTTCGGTCGGCTCGACGTCATCGTCGCCAACGCGGGAATCACCGTGCCGGAGCCGTGGAACGAGACGACACCAGAGTCGTTCAAGGACGTCATGGACATCAACGTCACCGGAACCTGGAACACCGTGATGGCCGGCGCGCAGAAGATCATCGACGGTGGCCGCGGGGGGTCGATCATCCTGATCAGCTCGGCCGCCGGGTTGAAGATGCAGCCGTTCATGGTGCATTACACGGCGAGCAAGCATGCCGTCACCGGGATGGCCCGGGCGTTCGCGGCGGAACTGGGCAAGCATTCGGTGCGTGTCAACAGCTTGCACCCCGGTGCGGTCAACACCCCGATGGGCACCGGAGACATGATGGCGGCATTGAACCGGGCGAACGAAACCAACCCCGGATTGATGAACATGGTGACCCCGTTCCTTCCGGAGTACATCGCCGAGCCCGAGGACATCTCCGACGCGGTGTGCTGGCTGGCCAGTGACGAATCCAGGATGGTGACGGCCGCACGGATCGCCGTCGATCTCGGGTCGACGGTCTTCTGA